The following are encoded together in the Acidovorax sp. KKS102 genome:
- the nadC gene encoding carboxylating nicotinate-nucleotide diphosphorylase: MRDNDVKALAQADVARALAEDVGTGDLTAGLIDPARRARARILAREAAVICGAPWAEAALRALDPTVQITWHVAEGQRCAPDQVVLELEGQARALLSAERTALNFLQLLSAVATKTRTYVDVVAGTRAQIVDTRKTLPGLRLAQKYAVRVGGGTNHRIGLHDAVLIKENHIAAAGSVTAVLRAAQAVAAQATFIEIEVETLEQLTEALNAGAKMVLLDNIPLPMLREAVRINAGRAILEISGGVTLEGLRELAETGVDRISIGTLTKDVKATDFSMRLQELA; this comes from the coding sequence ATGAGAGACAACGATGTAAAGGCCCTGGCCCAGGCCGACGTGGCCCGCGCTCTGGCCGAAGACGTGGGCACCGGTGACCTCACCGCCGGCCTGATCGACCCCGCCCGCCGCGCCCGCGCGCGCATCCTGGCGCGCGAAGCCGCCGTGATCTGCGGCGCCCCTTGGGCTGAAGCGGCCTTGCGCGCCCTCGACCCCACGGTGCAGATCACCTGGCATGTGGCCGAAGGCCAGCGCTGCGCCCCCGACCAGGTGGTGCTGGAGCTGGAAGGCCAGGCCCGCGCACTGCTGAGCGCCGAGCGCACCGCACTCAACTTTCTGCAGCTGCTCTCGGCCGTCGCCACCAAAACCCGCACCTATGTGGATGTGGTGGCGGGTACGCGCGCGCAGATCGTGGACACGCGCAAGACCCTTCCCGGCCTGCGCCTGGCGCAAAAGTACGCCGTGCGCGTGGGTGGCGGCACCAACCACCGCATTGGCCTGCACGATGCGGTGTTGATCAAAGAGAACCACATTGCAGCCGCCGGTAGCGTGACGGCGGTGCTGCGCGCCGCACAGGCCGTGGCCGCGCAGGCGACTTTCATCGAGATCGAAGTCGAAACCCTGGAGCAGCTGACCGAGGCGCTGAATGCGGGTGCCAAGATGGTGTTGCTGGACAACATACCGCTGCCCATGCTGCGCGAGGCGGTGCGCATCAATGCGGGCCGCGCGATTCTGGAAATCTCGGGCGGTGTCACGCTCGAAGGCCTGCGCGAACTGGCCGAGACCGGCGTGGACCGCATCTCCATCGGCACGCTGACCAAAGACGTGAAGGCCACCGACTTTTCGATGCGCCTGCAGGAGCTGGCATGA